A window of Mucilaginibacter sp. PAMC 26640 contains these coding sequences:
- a CDS encoding acyl carrier protein encodes MEKSEMLKKVNDVFIDILDDESIVLSYETTAADVEDWDSLNHIHLVVAVEKAFKIKFTSYEIQTWANVGEMLDCIISKNV; translated from the coding sequence ATGGAAAAAAGTGAAATGCTGAAAAAGGTAAATGATGTTTTTATAGACATACTGGATGATGAAAGCATCGTACTATCCTATGAAACTACTGCTGCTGATGTAGAGGATTGGGATTCATTAAACCACATTCACCTGGTAGTGGCAGTTGAAAAGGCTTTTAAAATAAAATTTACGTCGTACGAGATCCAAACCTGGGCAAACGTGGGTGAAATGCTGGACTGTATCATTTCTAAAAATGTTTAA